The following coding sequences are from one Treponema bryantii window:
- a CDS encoding amino acid ABC transporter substrate-binding protein — translation MKKNIVAALIMAALVAVTGCKKTNKKTGENAVDALKARGTFVLGLDDSFPPLGFRNDNNEIVGYDIDLAKEVAKRLGVDFRAQPIDWDAKEMELETGKIDCIWNGFTITDERKNALSFTEAYLNNDQVLVVRVDSGINSLSDVSGKIIGIQSGSSAQEAVDDNASFSSSISKLIMFKDNITALNDLDIGGVDGVVMDSVVANYSIAQTKKPFKVINESLANEGYGVGFRKSEPELRDAVWEILKEMQKDGTVTAISQRWFGRDISTIK, via the coding sequence ATGAAAAAAAATATTGTTGCTGCCCTTATAATGGCAGCTCTTGTTGCAGTTACAGGCTGTAAGAAAACAAATAAGAAAACTGGAGAAAATGCAGTGGATGCGCTTAAGGCTCGCGGTACATTTGTACTTGGTCTTGATGATTCATTTCCACCTCTTGGATTCAGAAATGATAATAATGAAATTGTAGGTTATGATATTGACCTTGCAAAAGAAGTTGCAAAACGTCTTGGAGTAGATTTCCGTGCACAGCCAATTGACTGGGATGCAAAGGAGATGGAACTTGAGACAGGAAAAATTGACTGTATCTGGAACGGCTTTACAATTACAGATGAAAGAAAAAATGCCCTTTCTTTTACAGAAGCTTATTTGAATAATGATCAGGTACTTGTAGTACGTGTTGATAGTGGAATCAATTCCCTTTCTGATGTTTCTGGAAAAATCATTGGTATTCAGAGTGGTTCAAGTGCTCAGGAAGCTGTAGATGATAACGCATCATTCTCTTCTTCTATCTCAAAACTCATTATGTTCAAGGATAATATTACAGCTTTAAACGACCTTGATATTGGTGGTGTTGATGGAGTTGTAATGGATAGCGTTGTTGCTAATTATTCAATTGCACAGACTAAAAAGCCATTTAAAGTAATCAATGAATCACTAGCAAATGAAGGTTATGGTGTTGGTTTCAGAAAATCTGAACCTGAGTTACGCGATGCTGTATGGGAAATCTTAAAAGAAATGCAGAAAGATGGAACTGTAACAGCAATCAGCCAGAGATGGTTCGGACGCGATATTTCTACAATTAAATAA
- a CDS encoding carbohydrate ABC transporter permease — protein MTKKDKAKKNVNAVETRSFWERNEASNGILLNETIKKYALSIFRGILLFGMCFMIIQPILNKIALSFMAERDLYDTTIILVPKHFSVSNWKIAMNLLNYKTTLFNTLWVSILVSVIEVAMCSVVGYGFSRFQFPLKRFWFFCVILVIVIPPQTISTSLFLHFRYFNLFGATLNLRGSMLPYIMMCLGCMGLKNGLYIFMIRQFFMGFPFELEEAAYVDGCGPLKTFVRIMVPGAKPIITSCFLFSFVWQWTDSFYSNLFLGKIQLLSIQLTGIVDKFGIYLSKLNGGSVVAPIGYSNAILSTGMLLAILPLIVLYIFCQRLFVESLASTGVKM, from the coding sequence ATGACTAAGAAAGATAAAGCAAAAAAGAATGTAAATGCCGTTGAAACACGCTCTTTCTGGGAAAGAAATGAAGCATCAAATGGTATTCTTCTGAATGAGACAATCAAAAAATATGCTCTTTCAATCTTTAGAGGAATTCTTCTGTTTGGAATGTGTTTTATGATCATTCAGCCTATTCTGAATAAGATTGCGCTGAGTTTTATGGCAGAACGAGACCTTTATGATACAACAATTATTCTGGTTCCAAAGCACTTTTCTGTAAGTAACTGGAAGATTGCAATGAATCTTCTCAACTATAAGACAACCCTGTTTAATACATTATGGGTTTCTATATTGGTTTCTGTAATTGAAGTTGCAATGTGTAGTGTTGTAGGTTATGGTTTCTCAAGATTTCAGTTCCCTCTTAAGAGATTCTGGTTCTTCTGTGTAATTCTTGTAATCGTAATTCCGCCACAGACAATTTCTACATCTTTGTTCCTTCACTTCCGATATTTCAATCTGTTTGGAGCAACACTTAACCTTCGCGGTTCAATGCTTCCATACATTATGATGTGTCTTGGCTGTATGGGACTTAAAAATGGTCTTTATATCTTTATGATCCGCCAGTTCTTTATGGGCTTCCCGTTTGAGCTTGAAGAGGCTGCTTATGTAGATGGTTGTGGACCTCTTAAGACCTTTGTAAGAATTATGGTTCCTGGTGCAAAACCAATTATTACATCATGCTTCCTGTTCTCTTTTGTATGGCAGTGGACAGATAGCTTCTATTCAAACCTCTTCTTAGGTAAGATTCAGCTGCTTTCCATTCAGCTTACAGGTATCGTAGATAAGTTCGGTATCTATCTTTCAAAGCTGAATGGTGGTTCTGTAGTAGCTCCAATCGGTTACTCAAATGCTATCCTTTCAACAGGTATGCTTCTTGCGATTCTTCCTCTTATTGTTCTCTACATCTTCTGTCAGAGACTGTTCGTAGAAAGCCTTGCAAGCACTGGTGTTAAAATGTAG
- the rimM gene encoding ribosome maturation factor RimM (Essential for efficient processing of 16S rRNA), giving the protein MEKAQLVVGFIRGTHGFSGECKVESASGEYEHLLDLKEVTLVHGDQQREAKVESVSLGNAVAYVKFEGIDSDEAVLKYRHWGIKVPRKYCKPLNKDEWYVEDLRDCSLIYEGKDAPATLIAPGSKYAVVGTITDVMEGGGGNLLEVSLAESCNRKVLVPFNKEFIGKVDIKNKTVQLMHLWILE; this is encoded by the coding sequence ATGGAAAAAGCACAACTTGTGGTTGGGTTCATTCGAGGAACTCACGGTTTTTCGGGTGAATGTAAGGTTGAGAGTGCCTCTGGAGAATATGAGCATCTGCTCGATTTGAAGGAAGTTACTTTAGTGCATGGCGACCAGCAGAGAGAAGCAAAGGTTGAATCGGTTTCTCTTGGAAATGCAGTTGCTTATGTTAAGTTTGAGGGTATTGATTCTGATGAGGCTGTATTAAAGTACCGCCACTGGGGAATTAAAGTACCACGAAAATACTGCAAGCCTTTGAATAAAGACGAGTGGTATGTTGAGGATTTACGAGATTGTTCCCTTATTTATGAGGGAAAGGACGCTCCGGCAACGTTGATTGCACCAGGCAGCAAATATGCTGTAGTTGGAACAATCACAGACGTAATGGAAGGCGGCGGGGGTAACTTGTTAGAAGTGTCACTCGCCGAGAGTTGTAACCGAAAGGTTCTTGTCCCTTTCAATAAAGAATTTATTGGTAAGGTTGATATTAAGAACAAAACGGTGCAATTGATGCACCTCTGGATTCTGGAGTAA
- a CDS encoding KH domain-containing protein, with product MEKDLIEYIAKSLVDDPSAVSVNETEGEKGMVLQLRVADGDIGKVIGKYGRIAKAMRTVLSASAVKDGKRYSLDILDN from the coding sequence ATGGAAAAAGACCTGATTGAATACATCGCAAAATCATTGGTCGATGATCCGTCAGCTGTATCTGTAAATGAAACTGAAGGCGAGAAAGGCATGGTGCTCCAGCTCAGAGTGGCAGATGGTGACATCGGCAAGGTTATCGGTAAATACGGTAGAATTGCAAAAGCCATGAGAACAGTTCTGAGTGCTTCGGCAGTAAAAGACGGTAAACGCTACAGTCTTGATATTCTTGATAACTAG
- a CDS encoding amino acid ABC transporter permease, whose translation MSDRYIKMLQAMLNGSVTSLEVFFLTIIFSIPLALPIALSRMSKHKLLSGCTNVFLLIIRGTPLMLQLLVVYFGPGLFIRWLQSLGYVVTFRWNRFVAAIVALSVNYAAYFAEIYRGGIESIPKGQYEAAKVLGYTPAQTFFRIILPQVIKRIVPAMGNEVITLVKDTALVSVIGVSELLMVAKERQGAMFSFIPLFIAGVFYFIMNWVVSIGFRQLEKKLSYYN comes from the coding sequence ATGTCAGATAGATATATCAAAATGCTTCAGGCGATGTTGAACGGTTCTGTAACATCGCTTGAAGTTTTTTTTCTCACAATAATATTTTCAATTCCACTTGCTTTACCTATTGCCTTGAGCAGAATGTCTAAACATAAACTGCTTTCAGGCTGTACAAATGTATTTCTTCTGATAATCCGTGGAACTCCGCTTATGCTTCAGCTCCTGGTTGTATATTTTGGACCAGGCCTCTTTATACGCTGGCTTCAGTCTCTTGGATATGTCGTTACTTTCCGATGGAACCGTTTTGTTGCGGCTATTGTAGCTCTTTCTGTCAATTATGCTGCTTATTTTGCAGAGATTTACCGTGGCGGTATTGAATCAATTCCAAAGGGGCAGTATGAAGCTGCAAAGGTTTTAGGTTATACTCCCGCACAGACTTTTTTCAGAATAATTCTGCCTCAGGTAATAAAGCGGATTGTTCCTGCGATGGGTAATGAAGTAATTACACTTGTAAAAGATACTGCACTGGTTTCTGTAATTGGTGTAAGTGAGCTTCTGATGGTTGCCAAGGAAAGACAGGGAGCTATGTTCTCATTTATCCCGCTGTTTATAGCCGGAGTATTCTATTTTATTATGAACTGGGTGGTATCCATCGGGTTCAGACAGCTGGAAAAAAAACTGAGTTATTATAATTGA
- a CDS encoding carbohydrate ABC transporter permease: protein MKKKVGLMGRRAVYGYLFILPFILGFVFFMIKPLAQSLHMAMSEVVISNQGFQLNWNNFDNFKKALLVDAEFNRMLVEAIGQMVLRSAATIVFSFFVALLLNQKFKGRTLARSIFFLAVILSSGVLVGLESSNALMAQLKEMIEESGNANTITDVLEKILVSEGSGVNGISGKAFKTVFEIIDSIYDVAMASGIQIIIFLSGLQNISPSMYEAAQMEGCTAWESLWKITVPMVSPLMLVCWIYTIVDFFMKSDNQIMTKINTQMTELLNYGFSSAMAWIYFVVCMALIGISSLIISKVVYNYD, encoded by the coding sequence ATGAAGAAAAAAGTCGGATTAATGGGAAGACGTGCAGTATACGGATATCTGTTTATTCTGCCGTTCATTCTTGGATTTGTATTCTTTATGATAAAACCTCTGGCACAGTCACTTCACATGGCTATGTCGGAAGTAGTAATTTCAAACCAGGGATTCCAGCTCAACTGGAATAATTTTGATAACTTTAAGAAGGCTCTGCTTGTAGATGCAGAATTTAATAGAATGCTTGTTGAAGCAATCGGACAGATGGTACTTCGTTCAGCTGCAACTATCGTATTCAGTTTCTTCGTTGCTTTGCTTTTGAATCAGAAATTTAAGGGTAGAACTCTTGCACGTTCTATCTTCTTCCTTGCAGTTATTCTTTCTTCCGGTGTACTTGTAGGTCTTGAATCAAGCAACGCTCTTATGGCTCAGCTTAAGGAAATGATTGAAGAGTCTGGAAATGCAAATACAATTACAGACGTACTTGAAAAGATTCTTGTTTCAGAAGGCTCTGGAGTAAATGGTATCAGTGGTAAGGCATTCAAAACTGTCTTTGAAATTATTGATTCTATTTACGATGTTGCAATGGCTTCTGGTATTCAGATTATTATCTTCCTTTCTGGTCTTCAGAATATTTCTCCAAGTATGTATGAAGCTGCTCAAATGGAAGGTTGTACAGCATGGGAAAGTCTCTGGAAGATTACTGTTCCTATGGTAAGCCCTCTTATGCTTGTGTGTTGGATTTATACAATCGTAGACTTCTTCATGAAGAGTGATAACCAGATTATGACTAAGATTAATACCCAGATGACAGAATTGCTCAATTATGGTTTCAGTTCTGCTATGGCATGGATATACTTTGTTGTATGTATGGCATTAATCGGTATCAGTTCATTGATTATTTCAAAGGTGGTATACAATTATGACTAA
- the argH gene encoding argininosuccinate lyase, whose product MSNHGTITNDNHAALWHGRFQEGPDADAVKFETSINDDMRMAFVDIMGSQAHAKMLYKSGLISEDEQNQIINGLESIKDDLKNDKLKVDLSAEDIHSFVEATLTDRIGEAGKKVHTGRSRNDQIALDEKLYLRYQIKKLQKELLKLISVLVKIASENKEALIPGFTHMQHAQPVTLAQHVCAWAWMFTRDFTRLSDAAKRADLSPIGSCALAGSGLPLNREYEASLLGFTAVTDNSLDSVSDRDYYLETASDLSILQMHLSRACEEIVYWATTEFNFVDLSEKWSTGSSIMPQKKNPDFAELIRGKTGRVYGDMVALFTMMKGLPLAYDRDMQEDKSSFFEAYDTVISSVRIFAEMIRTAKWNTSVMAAGCDGGYLNATDVADYLVRKGLPFRTAHGVSAGLVRIAIEKNCKLEELDFSEYEKASPLFEKDIFDLITPEKCVEIRKTTGGPAPSEVQKQIDKLSAFIKDNTSAEEDSIDDFIYTGV is encoded by the coding sequence ATGTCTAATCACGGTACAATTACAAACGATAATCATGCAGCTTTGTGGCACGGACGTTTTCAGGAAGGTCCAGATGCTGATGCTGTTAAATTTGAAACTTCCATAAATGATGATATGCGCATGGCCTTTGTTGATATTATGGGCAGTCAGGCACATGCAAAAATGCTTTATAAATCAGGACTTATTTCTGAAGATGAGCAGAATCAGATTATCAACGGACTTGAATCAATCAAAGATGATTTGAAAAATGACAAACTCAAGGTTGATCTTTCGGCTGAGGATATTCATTCTTTTGTTGAAGCAACCCTTACAGATAGAATAGGTGAGGCTGGTAAAAAAGTTCATACTGGTCGTAGTCGTAATGACCAGATTGCTCTTGATGAAAAACTTTACCTTCGTTATCAGATTAAAAAACTTCAGAAAGAGTTATTAAAACTTATTTCTGTACTTGTAAAAATTGCATCTGAAAATAAAGAAGCTTTAATACCGGGCTTTACACATATGCAGCATGCTCAGCCGGTAACTCTTGCACAGCATGTTTGTGCGTGGGCCTGGATGTTTACACGCGATTTTACAAGACTGTCAGATGCAGCAAAGCGTGCAGATTTGTCTCCGATAGGTTCCTGTGCTCTTGCTGGAAGTGGACTTCCGTTGAATCGTGAATATGAAGCATCTCTTCTGGGATTTACAGCTGTTACAGATAACTCACTTGATTCTGTTTCTGATCGTGATTATTACCTGGAAACAGCATCTGATCTTTCAATCCTGCAGATGCATCTTTCAAGAGCCTGTGAAGAAATCGTTTATTGGGCAACAACAGAATTTAATTTTGTTGATTTGAGCGAAAAATGGTCTACCGGCAGTTCAATAATGCCACAGAAGAAAAATCCGGATTTTGCAGAGCTTATTCGTGGAAAAACAGGCCGTGTGTATGGTGATATGGTTGCACTTTTCACAATGATGAAGGGGCTTCCTCTAGCATACGACCGTGATATGCAGGAAGATAAATCAAGTTTCTTTGAAGCTTACGATACTGTTATTTCCAGTGTTCGTATCTTTGCTGAGATGATTCGCACTGCAAAGTGGAATACAAGCGTTATGGCTGCAGGTTGTGACGGTGGTTATCTTAATGCTACTGATGTTGCAGATTATCTTGTTCGCAAGGGACTTCCATTCCGTACAGCACATGGTGTTTCTGCAGGACTTGTTCGTATTGCAATTGAAAAGAACTGCAAACTTGAAGAACTGGACTTCAGTGAATACGAAAAGGCATCTCCACTTTTTGAAAAAGATATTTTTGATTTGATTACACCTGAAAAATGTGTAGAAATCAGAAAGACAACAGGCGGTCCTGCTCCATCTGAGGTGCAGAAACAGATAGATAAGCTTTCGGCTTTTATTAAGGATAATACATCAGCGGAAGAAGATTCCATTGATGATTTTATTTATACAGGAGTATAA
- the rpsP gene encoding 30S ribosomal protein S16, whose product MVKIRLKRFGAAKRPCYRVVVQDSQKPRDGVCIEEIGTFMPIAQEKDQVSIDLERAKYWISVGAQPTDIVKKLMNRQAAKKAE is encoded by the coding sequence ATGGTCAAAATCAGACTTAAGAGATTTGGTGCAGCTAAGCGTCCATGCTACCGTGTAGTCGTTCAGGACTCACAGAAGCCACGTGACGGCGTTTGTATCGAAGAAATTGGAACTTTCATGCCAATCGCGCAGGAAAAGGATCAGGTTTCTATCGATTTGGAACGTGCAAAGTACTGGATCAGCGTTGGTGCACAGCCTACAGACATCGTTAAGAAGTTGATGAATCGCCAGGCTGCTAAGAAGGCAGAATAG
- a CDS encoding amino acid ABC transporter ATP-binding protein: MDEIIRVENIKKTFCNNLEILKGISFSVEKGEVLSIIGPSGSGKSTMLRCISQLETVTDGTIKICGKTLVENGVYADKKTRHEIILKSGLVFQNFNLFSHYSVLKNVTEAQIRVLKKSREEAEAVAMEFLDRMGLAAKADAYPCELSGGQQQRVSIARALALKPEVLLFDEPTSALDPELTGEILAVIKELAAEKMTMVVVTHEMSFARDISSHIIFMDGGVIVEEGAPEDVINNPKVERTKAFLSRFSNV; encoded by the coding sequence ATGGATGAAATAATCAGAGTTGAAAATATAAAAAAGACATTCTGTAATAACCTTGAAATCTTAAAAGGAATTTCTTTTTCTGTAGAGAAGGGTGAGGTATTGAGCATTATCGGACCAAGTGGTTCGGGTAAATCTACAATGCTTCGCTGTATTTCTCAGCTGGAAACTGTTACAGACGGAACTATAAAAATCTGTGGAAAAACTCTTGTTGAAAATGGAGTGTATGCAGACAAAAAGACTCGGCATGAAATAATTTTGAAGAGTGGTCTGGTATTTCAGAATTTTAATCTTTTTTCTCATTATTCAGTTCTGAAAAATGTAACAGAAGCACAGATAAGAGTTCTTAAAAAATCCAGAGAGGAAGCAGAAGCTGTTGCAATGGAGTTTCTGGATCGCATGGGCCTTGCTGCAAAAGCAGACGCATATCCTTGTGAGCTTTCCGGCGGTCAGCAGCAGAGAGTTTCTATTGCACGTGCACTTGCCTTAAAGCCAGAGGTTCTTCTTTTTGATGAACCGACATCTGCTCTTGATCCTGAGCTTACTGGTGAGATTCTTGCTGTAATAAAGGAACTTGCTGCAGAAAAAATGACAATGGTTGTAGTTACACATGAAATGTCTTTTGCCCGCGATATATCAAGCCATATTATCTTTATGGATGGTGGAGTTATTGTGGAAGAAGGCGCTCCAGAAGATGTAATCAATAACCCTAAAGTCGAGAGAACAAAAGCATTCTTATCTCGTTTTTCGAACGTGTAA